One genomic window of Ruminococcus gauvreauii includes the following:
- a CDS encoding TrkH family potassium uptake protein: MDTRLHIKQKRIKAEQAVAVGFFVSILLGSVLLALPLSAADGQATPYTDALFTAVTSVCVTGLVTVTTALHWSLFGKIVILILIQIGGLGIMSIMTVFFLALRRRISLGSQKLLKESYNLGQMEGVVGLVKKIVLGTLTVEGAGAVLYACCLVPQYGLRKGVFMSVFNAVSCFCNAGMDIIGPDSLKPFVSNPLMNITTMLLIILGGIGFIVWWDILNFINSRRGANRRRNRQLGLHTKLVLIVTAILVVGGALLILMFEWSNSRTLGNLSVPDKLMAALFQSVTTRTAGFETIAQASFSDATALLSMVLMFIGGSPLGTAGGMKTTTAALVVLLVCMFIQGEESIVLFNRRISMSNVRTAVVIVSVGLTVAVTGTLLLTLAADAPFLDAAYEVVSALGTVGLSRGLTPHLPWAGKVIIMVIMYIGRIGPITLMLALVRKKRKKQQIQYPEQQIMIG, translated from the coding sequence ATGGATACCAGATTACACATCAAACAAAAAAGAATAAAGGCGGAACAGGCGGTGGCTGTGGGATTCTTTGTGAGCATTTTACTGGGAAGTGTACTGCTCGCCCTTCCGCTTAGCGCGGCGGACGGCCAGGCGACGCCGTATACAGACGCTCTGTTTACGGCGGTCACTTCTGTCTGCGTGACCGGACTTGTGACTGTGACGACAGCGCTGCACTGGAGTTTATTCGGCAAGATTGTGATCCTGATCCTGATTCAGATCGGCGGTCTTGGAATTATGAGCATCATGACCGTGTTCTTCCTGGCGCTGCGAAGGAGAATATCGCTGGGAAGCCAGAAGCTTTTGAAGGAGAGCTATAACCTCGGACAGATGGAGGGCGTGGTGGGTCTGGTTAAAAAGATTGTCCTGGGCACACTCACGGTCGAAGGCGCCGGGGCCGTGCTGTATGCATGCTGTCTCGTTCCGCAATACGGTCTGCGAAAAGGTGTTTTCATGTCTGTGTTTAATGCCGTTTCCTGTTTCTGCAATGCGGGGATGGATATTATCGGTCCGGACAGCCTGAAACCGTTTGTCAGCAATCCCCTGATGAATATCACAACCATGCTGCTGATCATACTTGGCGGCATCGGTTTTATCGTATGGTGGGATATTCTGAATTTCATCAATAGCAGACGGGGCGCCAACAGAAGACGCAACCGCCAGCTGGGGCTGCATACGAAGCTGGTACTGATTGTGACGGCGATTCTGGTCGTCGGAGGAGCACTGCTGATTCTGATGTTTGAATGGAGCAACTCCAGAACCCTGGGTAACCTGTCGGTTCCTGACAAGCTGATGGCTGCCCTGTTTCAGTCGGTGACAACAAGGACCGCAGGGTTTGAGACCATCGCACAGGCAAGCTTTTCAGATGCCACAGCGCTGCTGTCAATGGTGCTGATGTTTATCGGCGGCTCACCGCTTGGAACCGCTGGGGGGATGAAGACAACGACCGCTGCGCTTGTGGTGCTGCTGGTCTGTATGTTTATTCAGGGGGAAGAGAGTATCGTGCTGTTTAATCGAAGGATCTCCATGAGCAACGTTCGGACAGCGGTGGTTATCGTGTCGGTGGGACTGACGGTGGCGGTTACGGGGACTCTGCTGCTCACGCTGGCAGCCGACGCTCCGTTTCTGGATGCGGCGTACGAAGTGGTGTCGGCACTTGGCACCGTGGGGCTGAGCAGAGGCCTGACACCTCATCTGCCGTGGGCAGGCAAGGTGATTATCATGGTGATCATGTATATCGGGAGGATCGGGCCGATTACCCTGATGCTGGCACTCGTCAGAAAGAAACGGAAGAAGCAGCAGATTCAGTATCCGGAACAACAGATTATGATAGGATAG
- a CDS encoding TrmH family RNA methyltransferase, translated as MITSTANRQVKRVIQLQKKGKLRREDDCFIAEGMKMALEAPRERILQVYMSESFAREKGLPGQLEHLPCEVVDDRVFEQMSDTITPQGILCLIRQFHYTQEDLLKKENPLLLLLEDLQDPGNVGTIFRTAEGAGVDGIILSHNSVDIYNPKTIRSTMGSVYRMPFLYAEDLPEILKMLKKEGICTYAAHLDGQNTYDREDYRGGTAFLIGNEGNGLSSELTAGAQRRIRIPMEGKLESLNAAVAAALLMYEVHRQRS; from the coding sequence ATGATAACAAGTACAGCGAACCGTCAGGTGAAACGAGTGATACAACTTCAGAAGAAAGGAAAACTGCGAAGGGAAGACGACTGTTTTATCGCAGAAGGCATGAAAATGGCGCTGGAGGCACCCAGGGAGCGGATTCTGCAGGTTTATATGTCGGAGTCTTTTGCGCGTGAGAAGGGACTCCCCGGACAACTGGAGCATTTGCCGTGTGAAGTGGTGGACGACAGGGTCTTTGAACAGATGTCGGATACCATCACACCGCAGGGGATCCTTTGTCTGATCCGGCAGTTCCATTACACGCAGGAGGATCTTCTGAAGAAAGAGAATCCGCTGCTGCTGCTGTTGGAGGACCTTCAGGATCCGGGCAATGTGGGGACTATTTTCCGCACGGCAGAGGGGGCAGGTGTGGACGGCATTATTCTGAGCCATAACAGTGTGGATATCTACAACCCCAAGACAATACGTTCCACGATGGGTTCTGTCTACCGGATGCCGTTTCTGTATGCGGAGGATCTGCCGGAGATTCTGAAAATGTTGAAAAAAGAAGGCATCTGTACGTATGCGGCACATCTGGATGGGCAAAATACGTATGACAGGGAAGATTATCGGGGAGGAACGGCATTTTTAATCGGGAATGAGGGAAATGGGCTAAGCAGTGAACTGACAGCGGGGGCCCAGCGCAGGATAAGAATACCGATGGAGGGAAAGCTGGAGTCCCTGAATGCGGCTGTGGCAGCGGCTCTGCTGATGTATGAGGTGCACCGGCAGAGAAGTTAA
- a CDS encoding CvfB family protein: MIQIGKKQKLIIVKKVDFGVYLAESRDEKEAERVLLPKKQVPEGAETGDELEVFIYRDSSDRPIATVKEPTAQLGKTAVLTVSDVGKIGAFLDWGLEKDLLLPFREQTKKVRPGEEVLAAVYLDKSSRLCATMKVYHYLKTNSPYVIGDEVEGRVYEISDNFGVFVAVADEYSGLIPKQEAQGSYCVGDVLKLRVTAVKEDGKLNLTAQKKAYLQMDEDAESVFSVIEEFAGVLPFDDKASPEVIKREFGLSKAAFKRAVGHLLKEKKIEIRDGRIHIVK, translated from the coding sequence ATGATTCAGATAGGAAAAAAACAGAAACTTATAATCGTAAAGAAGGTAGACTTTGGCGTTTATTTGGCGGAAAGCCGGGATGAGAAAGAGGCGGAGCGCGTGCTTCTTCCCAAAAAGCAGGTTCCGGAGGGTGCGGAAACAGGGGATGAGCTGGAGGTATTTATCTACCGGGATTCCAGCGACCGTCCGATCGCTACGGTGAAGGAGCCGACAGCGCAGCTCGGTAAAACAGCGGTGCTCACGGTATCAGATGTGGGGAAGATCGGCGCATTCCTGGACTGGGGCCTGGAAAAGGACCTGCTGCTTCCGTTCCGTGAGCAGACGAAGAAGGTTCGTCCGGGAGAGGAAGTGCTGGCTGCTGTCTATCTCGATAAAAGCAGCAGGCTGTGTGCCACCATGAAGGTCTACCATTATCTGAAGACAAATTCTCCGTATGTGATAGGAGATGAAGTGGAAGGGCGGGTCTATGAGATCAGCGACAATTTCGGCGTGTTCGTGGCAGTGGCTGACGAGTACTCGGGACTGATTCCAAAACAGGAAGCACAGGGAAGTTACTGCGTGGGGGATGTTCTGAAACTGCGTGTGACAGCGGTGAAAGAAGACGGAAAGCTGAATCTGACAGCACAGAAAAAAGCGTACCTTCAGATGGACGAGGATGCAGAGTCAGTCTTCAGTGTGATCGAAGAATTCGCTGGGGTCCTGCCGTTTGATGATAAAGCTTCGCCGGAGGTCATAAAGAGGGAGTTTGGCTTGAGTAAGGCGGCGTTTAAACGGGCAGTGGGCCATCTCCTGAAGGAAAAGAAGATTGAGATCAGAGACGGCAGAATTCATATCGTGAAATAA
- a CDS encoding acyl-[acyl-carrier-protein] thioesterase — protein sequence MVYSFKSRVRFSEIGEDRKMSLNSILNYYQDCSNFHSEEVGLGLSHLEAKKRAWMLSSWQICVNRYPVMGEPLVVSTWAYDFKGFYGHRNFLLRTEEGELLSYANSLWIFIDTESGSPARIDSEEAEGYVTEEKFPMEYAPRKVPVPKDGDQMQEFTVKHYHLDVYHHVNNGQYIQMAREFLPDNFIIHQMRAEYKKQAVLDSVVIPVVHKEENSYTVALCAEDGSPYAVVEFQ from the coding sequence ATGGTATATTCATTTAAAAGCAGAGTGCGGTTCAGCGAGATCGGTGAAGACCGGAAGATGTCGCTGAACAGTATTTTAAATTATTATCAGGACTGCAGTAATTTCCATTCGGAAGAGGTGGGACTCGGGCTTTCTCATCTGGAGGCGAAAAAACGGGCGTGGATGCTGTCCTCCTGGCAAATTTGCGTCAACCGGTATCCTGTGATGGGGGAACCGCTGGTTGTCAGTACCTGGGCGTATGACTTTAAAGGATTTTACGGGCATCGGAATTTTCTGCTGAGGACAGAAGAAGGAGAGCTGTTATCCTATGCCAATTCCCTGTGGATCTTTATCGATACAGAGTCGGGAAGTCCTGCCAGGATCGATTCGGAGGAGGCAGAAGGGTATGTGACAGAAGAAAAGTTCCCGATGGAATATGCGCCGCGTAAAGTGCCGGTTCCGAAGGATGGTGATCAAATGCAGGAATTTACGGTAAAACATTATCATCTTGACGTTTATCATCATGTAAATAACGGACAGTACATCCAGATGGCGCGAGAATTCCTGCCGGATAATTTTATCATACATCAGATGCGTGCGGAATATAAAAAGCAGGCAGTGCTTGACAGTGTTGTGATACCTGTGGTACACAAAGAGGAGAACAGTTATACAGTGGCCCTGTGCGCGGAGGACGGAAGTCCTTACGCGGTCGTGGAATTTCAATAG
- a CDS encoding polysaccharide deacetylase family protein, translated as MGENLSRKEQKRRKQKKRLMVKSIILLVLLVILGGAIWVLAEQMKGNSQTGQEEAGNEPGVTEGDAPEPTEEAKETTTEAGQGDKESILAEAELLAAQYDYDAAIAKLQEVPDAANDSDVAAKTEEYEATKASCVPVNIDQVTHIFYHSLVVDPDKCFGNPDDPLTAGFNQWMTTVSEFNKITQSMYDNGYVMVRLRDLVNQTTDADGTVHFTKAEIMLPPGKKAFVLSLDDLSYYHSYDGRGIASRVVLDDNGKPTCEYIEDDGTVTTGAYDVVPLMDQFIAEHPDASYRGAKGIIALTGYNGILGYRTDGVYESRDPEHLGQDQKAWLDAHPDFNYEEECAQAKKVADAMKEDGWEFASHTWGHRHIAQISLDDLKADTEKWETYVSPLVGGTDTIIFAHGEDLGDWHDYAPDNEKFNYLKSKGYNFFCNVDSTQYFVQVRDNYVRQGRRNLDGYRLYQDKIMEDPSQRKTADLFDAAEVYDTSRPNVPEL; from the coding sequence ATGGGAGAAAATTTAAGCAGGAAGGAACAAAAACGTCGGAAACAGAAGAAGCGTTTGATGGTGAAGAGCATCATTCTGCTTGTATTGCTCGTTATTCTTGGCGGAGCCATCTGGGTTTTGGCTGAACAGATGAAGGGGAACAGTCAGACGGGTCAGGAGGAGGCCGGCAATGAACCGGGAGTGACAGAGGGAGACGCTCCGGAGCCGACAGAGGAAGCAAAGGAGACAACGACAGAGGCCGGACAGGGAGATAAGGAGAGCATACTTGCTGAAGCCGAACTGCTGGCAGCGCAGTATGATTATGATGCTGCCATCGCAAAACTCCAGGAGGTTCCGGACGCGGCAAATGATTCGGACGTGGCGGCAAAGACCGAGGAGTATGAGGCGACAAAAGCGAGCTGTGTGCCGGTGAATATCGATCAGGTAACGCACATCTTCTATCACTCGCTCGTAGTCGATCCTGATAAATGCTTCGGTAATCCGGACGATCCGCTGACAGCCGGATTCAATCAATGGATGACAACCGTCAGCGAATTCAACAAGATCACACAGTCAATGTACGACAATGGCTATGTGATGGTCCGTCTGCGCGACCTGGTGAATCAGACGACGGATGCGGATGGAACGGTTCACTTTACAAAGGCTGAGATCATGCTGCCGCCGGGCAAAAAAGCGTTTGTACTTTCCCTTGACGATCTTTCCTACTATCACAGCTATGATGGAAGAGGGATCGCATCCAGGGTAGTACTCGACGATAACGGTAAGCCGACATGCGAGTACATTGAGGATGACGGGACCGTAACGACTGGCGCGTATGACGTTGTACCTCTGATGGATCAGTTTATCGCAGAGCATCCTGACGCTTCATACCGCGGGGCAAAAGGAATCATTGCGCTGACAGGCTACAACGGCATCCTGGGATACCGCACAGACGGCGTCTATGAGAGCCGTGATCCGGAACACCTGGGGCAGGATCAGAAGGCATGGTTGGATGCACATCCTGACTTTAACTATGAAGAGGAATGCGCCCAGGCGAAGAAGGTCGCAGATGCTATGAAGGAGGATGGCTGGGAGTTTGCAAGCCATACCTGGGGGCATCGTCATATCGCGCAGATCTCGCTGGATGATCTGAAAGCGGATACGGAAAAATGGGAGACCTATGTGTCGCCGCTTGTCGGCGGGACGGACACGATCATCTTTGCACACGGTGAGGATCTGGGAGACTGGCACGATTATGCCCCGGATAATGAGAAATTTAATTATCTGAAATCTAAAGGATATAATTTCTTCTGCAATGTAGATTCCACACAATACTTTGTGCAGGTCCGTGACAACTATGTGCGTCAGGGAAGAAGGAACCTGGACGGTTACCGGCTGTATCAGGATAAGATCATGGAAGATCCGTCGCAGCGCAAGACTGCTGATCTGTTTGATGCCGCAGAGGTTTATGACACCAGCAGGCCGAACGTACCGGAACTTTAA
- the pfkA gene encoding 6-phosphofructokinase translates to MANNKVNTIGVLTSGGDAPGMNAAIRAVVRRGLSKGCHMKGILKGYDGLLNEEIIDMEAKDVSDTIERGGTVLYTARCAEMRTEDGQKKAVEICRRHGIDGLVVIGGDGSFAGAQRLANLGVNVVGVPGSIDLDIACTDYTIGFDTAVNTAMEAIDKVRDTSTSHERCSIIEVMGRNAGYIALWCGIANGAEDILLPEKYDYDEEKIINNIIENRKRGKKHHIIINAEGIGHSTSMAKRIEAATGIGTRATILGHMQRGGSPTCKDRVYASIMGAYAVDLLVAGKTKRVVAYKNGEYVDFDINEALAMEKGIPEYQYEVARSLSANYAK, encoded by the coding sequence ATGGCGAATAATAAGGTAAATACCATCGGAGTTTTAACCAGCGGGGGGGATGCTCCCGGTATGAATGCCGCAATCCGTGCGGTTGTGAGGCGCGGACTGTCCAAGGGATGTCATATGAAGGGCATATTAAAAGGATACGACGGACTGCTGAATGAAGAAATCATAGATATGGAAGCCAAAGACGTGTCAGATACGATAGAGCGGGGAGGTACGGTTCTCTATACTGCCCGCTGTGCGGAGATGCGTACAGAGGATGGACAGAAAAAAGCGGTGGAGATCTGCAGACGCCATGGGATTGACGGCCTGGTAGTGATCGGAGGAGACGGTTCTTTTGCCGGAGCACAGAGACTTGCAAATCTCGGCGTGAATGTCGTTGGAGTTCCTGGAAGTATTGACCTTGATATCGCCTGTACGGATTATACGATTGGTTTTGACACGGCAGTGAACACCGCGATGGAAGCGATCGATAAGGTCCGCGATACCTCAACCTCCCATGAACGATGCAGCATCATCGAGGTTATGGGAAGAAACGCAGGATACATAGCCCTTTGGTGCGGAATTGCAAATGGTGCGGAGGATATTCTTCTTCCTGAAAAATATGATTATGATGAGGAAAAAATCATCAACAACATCATCGAAAACCGTAAAAGAGGTAAAAAACATCATATCATCATCAATGCGGAAGGAATCGGACACTCTACCAGTATGGCAAAGCGTATTGAGGCGGCGACCGGAATCGGAACGCGTGCAACAATTCTCGGACACATGCAGAGGGGCGGGAGTCCTACATGCAAGGACCGCGTTTATGCATCTATTATGGGTGCGTATGCTGTCGACCTGCTGGTAGCGGGGAAGACGAAACGAGTTGTCGCTTATAAGAATGGTGAATATGTGGACTTTGATATCAACGAAGCGCTGGCTATGGAAAAAGGAATTCCGGAATACCAGTATGAAGTTGCGAGATCATTGTCAGCAAATTACGCAAAATAA
- a CDS encoding DNA polymerase III subunit alpha → MEFTHLHVHTEYSLLDGSNKIKEYVARVKELGMDSAAITDHGVMYGVIDFYRAAREAGIRPILGCEVYVAPNSRYDREAGGGDDRYYHLVLLAENNQGYQNLMKIVSKGFVEGFYYKPRVDLEVLEEYHEGIIALSACLAGEVARYLQKGLYDEAKKSALRYRDVFGEDSFFLELQDHGIPNQKMVNQQLVRMSQETGIELVCTNDIHYTYAEDETSHDILLCIQTNKKVQDEDRMRYEGGQYYVKSPEEMEELFPYAPQAIKNTHKIAMRCNVEIEFGVTKLPKYDVPVGYTSWEYLNKLCFDGLSELYQPVTEEQRERLTYELDTIRTMGYVDYFLIVWDFIKYARDHDIIVGPGRGSAAGSLVSYTLGITKLDPMKYQLLFERFLNPERVSMPDIDIDFCFERRQEVIDYVVEKYGKDRVVQIVTFGTMAARGVIRDVGRALDLPYAMVDSIAKMIPNELNITIDKALNMNRELRKLYEEDPQMKYLIDMSKRLEGLPRHTSMHAAGVVISQKAVDEYVPLSKASDGSVTTQFTMTTLEELGLLKMDFLGLRTLTVIQNAVKLAEHSTGKPLNIDAVDYNDPGVLAMIGAGKTEGVFQLESAGMKNFMKELKPRSLEDIIAGISLYRPGPMDFIPQYIKGKNHPETTTYDCPQLAPILEATYGCIVYQEQVMQIVRDLAGYTLGRSDLVRRAMSKKKAAVMVKERQNFVYGNPEEHVPGCVSRGISEQVANKIFDDMTDFAKYAFNKSHAAAYAVVSYQTAYLKYYFPVEFMAALMTSCVDNPSKVSEYILTCRQMKIDILPPDINQSVGVFSVEKGAIRYGLAAIKGIGQPVQEAIVEERNKRGPYTSLKNFIERLTGKEVNKRTLENFIKAGAFDGLGGSRKQYMMVYAQVLDGVNQEKKNSMTGQMSLFDIMGEEEKHAYEIQLPDVGEFDRELLLSFEKEVLGVYISGHPLEEYEVQWRAQISAVTSDFYPDEETGYPRLADGSKQIVGGMITEKTIKYTKNNKTMAFLTIEDLVGTVEVVVFPRDYETNAHLMNEDSKVFIKGRVSAEDDKPSKLICESITPFGEIPRQLWIQFADKKEYESSVAGLYETLRESDGRDEVILFIRADKTMKKLPPSRNVGIDDRLIDTLSRKYGEQNVKVKEMSIEKHGKMH, encoded by the coding sequence GTGGAATTTACACATTTGCATGTTCATACGGAATACAGTCTTCTGGACGGTTCCAATAAGATAAAAGAGTACGTGGCAAGAGTGAAGGAACTCGGGATGGACAGTGCAGCCATCACGGACCACGGGGTAATGTACGGGGTGATCGATTTCTACCGCGCAGCCAGGGAAGCGGGGATACGCCCGATTCTCGGCTGTGAGGTCTATGTTGCCCCAAATTCCAGATATGACAGAGAGGCCGGAGGCGGGGATGACAGATATTATCATCTGGTACTGCTCGCAGAGAACAATCAGGGATATCAGAATCTGATGAAGATCGTTTCGAAGGGATTTGTGGAAGGCTTCTATTATAAGCCGAGAGTAGATCTGGAAGTACTTGAGGAGTATCATGAGGGTATCATAGCCTTGAGTGCCTGCCTTGCGGGTGAAGTGGCGCGTTATCTTCAGAAAGGGCTGTACGATGAGGCGAAGAAGAGCGCACTTCGTTACCGGGATGTTTTTGGAGAGGATTCTTTCTTTCTGGAACTTCAGGACCACGGAATTCCGAACCAGAAGATGGTCAATCAGCAGCTCGTGCGAATGAGCCAGGAAACAGGGATCGAACTGGTGTGTACGAATGATATCCACTATACGTATGCGGAGGATGAGACGTCCCACGATATCCTGCTGTGTATACAGACGAATAAAAAGGTACAGGATGAAGACCGGATGCGCTATGAGGGCGGTCAGTATTATGTGAAGTCGCCGGAGGAAATGGAGGAGCTTTTCCCCTACGCGCCGCAGGCGATAAAAAATACGCACAAAATTGCCATGCGCTGTAATGTGGAGATCGAATTCGGCGTCACAAAGCTGCCGAAATACGATGTGCCGGTTGGGTACACTTCCTGGGAATATCTCAATAAACTGTGCTTCGACGGTCTTTCGGAACTGTATCAGCCGGTTACGGAGGAACAGAGGGAACGCCTGACATATGAACTGGATACGATCCGGACCATGGGGTATGTGGATTATTTTCTGATCGTGTGGGACTTCATCAAATATGCAAGGGATCATGATATTATCGTCGGCCCGGGTCGGGGCTCTGCGGCGGGCAGTCTGGTATCGTATACACTTGGCATCACAAAGCTGGATCCCATGAAATATCAGCTGCTGTTTGAGCGGTTTCTGAATCCCGAGCGTGTATCCATGCCGGATATTGATATTGATTTCTGTTTTGAGCGCAGGCAGGAAGTGATCGACTATGTGGTCGAGAAATACGGTAAGGACCGTGTGGTTCAGATCGTAACCTTTGGTACGATGGCGGCGCGCGGTGTGATACGCGATGTCGGGCGGGCGCTCGATCTGCCGTATGCGATGGTGGATTCCATTGCGAAGATGATCCCAAATGAACTTAATATTACAATTGATAAAGCGCTGAATATGAACAGGGAACTCAGGAAACTCTATGAAGAAGACCCTCAGATGAAGTATCTGATCGATATGTCCAAACGTCTGGAGGGACTGCCGCGGCATACATCCATGCATGCGGCGGGAGTCGTCATCAGTCAGAAAGCGGTGGATGAGTATGTGCCGCTGTCGAAGGCGTCGGATGGTTCCGTCACCACACAGTTTACGATGACCACACTGGAGGAGCTGGGACTGCTGAAAATGGATTTTCTGGGACTGCGCACCCTCACGGTGATCCAGAATGCTGTGAAGCTGGCAGAGCACAGTACAGGAAAGCCACTTAATATCGATGCCGTTGATTATAATGATCCGGGAGTGCTTGCGATGATCGGTGCCGGAAAGACCGAGGGTGTCTTTCAGCTTGAAAGCGCGGGGATGAAGAACTTCATGAAAGAGCTGAAGCCCCGGAGTCTTGAGGATATCATAGCGGGTATCTCGCTTTACCGTCCGGGACCGATGGACTTCATTCCGCAGTATATCAAAGGGAAAAACCACCCGGAGACGACGACGTATGACTGTCCGCAGCTTGCGCCGATTCTGGAGGCGACATACGGATGCATCGTGTATCAGGAGCAGGTGATGCAGATCGTGCGGGACCTGGCAGGCTACACGCTGGGCAGAAGCGATCTGGTGCGCCGTGCTATGTCGAAGAAAAAAGCCGCTGTAATGGTTAAGGAGCGCCAGAATTTTGTCTATGGGAACCCGGAGGAACATGTGCCGGGCTGTGTCAGCAGAGGGATTTCTGAACAAGTCGCAAATAAGATTTTCGACGACATGACGGACTTTGCAAAGTATGCGTTTAATAAATCACATGCAGCTGCGTATGCGGTGGTTTCCTATCAGACAGCGTATCTGAAATACTATTTTCCGGTTGAATTCATGGCGGCGCTGATGACCTCCTGTGTGGATAACCCGTCCAAGGTCTCTGAATATATTTTAACGTGCCGGCAGATGAAAATCGACATTCTCCCCCCCGATATCAATCAGAGCGTCGGGGTGTTCTCGGTAGAGAAGGGAGCGATCCGTTACGGACTGGCCGCTATCAAGGGAATCGGGCAGCCTGTTCAGGAGGCGATTGTTGAGGAGAGAAATAAGCGGGGACCCTACACATCGCTCAAGAACTTTATCGAGCGTCTGACAGGGAAAGAAGTGAATAAACGTACGCTGGAGAACTTTATCAAGGCCGGTGCGTTTGACGGCCTGGGCGGGAGCAGGAAACAGTATATGATGGTTTATGCACAGGTGCTGGACGGCGTCAACCAGGAGAAGAAAAATTCCATGACGGGACAGATGTCCCTGTTTGATATCATGGGAGAAGAAGAAAAACATGCATATGAGATTCAGCTTCCGGATGTCGGTGAGTTCGACCGTGAACTTCTACTGTCGTTTGAGAAGGAAGTGCTGGGTGTCTACATCAGCGGCCATCCGCTGGAGGAATATGAAGTGCAGTGGCGGGCTCAGATCTCTGCTGTGACGTCGGATTTTTATCCGGATGAGGAGACCGGATATCCCCGGCTTGCCGACGGTTCGAAACAGATCGTCGGCGGCATGATCACGGAGAAGACGATTAAATATACCAAAAATAATAAGACCATGGCGTTCCTGACGATCGAGGATCTCGTGGGGACAGTGGAAGTCGTCGTATTTCCGCGGGACTATGAGACAAACGCCCATCTGATGAATGAAGACTCGAAAGTATTCATAAAAGGACGGGTTTCCGCTGAAGATGACAAGCCCAGCAAGCTTATCTGTGAATCTATCACGCCGTTTGGGGAGATACCGCGTCAGCTGTGGATCCAGTTTGCGGACAAGAAAGAGTACGAAAGCAGTGTGGCCGGGTTGTATGAGACTCTGAGGGAGTCGGACGGAAGAGATGAGGTTATCCTGTTTATCCGTGCAGACAAGACGATGAAAAAGCTGCCGCCGTCCAGAAACGTGGGGATTGACGACCGGCTGATCGATACACTTTCGCGCAAATACGGGGAACAGAATGTGAAAGTTAAAGAAATGAGTATTGAAAAACATGGAAAAATGCATTAA
- a CDS encoding potassium channel family protein has protein sequence MGKKQYAVLGLGKFGWSVAMTLAQSGCEVLAVDKNREIVEAIADEVTCAVHADMTNPKAVHSLGLESIDVAVIALAEDMETSIMGTILVKEANVPYVLAKAVSALHATILKKIGADEVVFPEQDSGVRLARNLVSGGFEDLFSLSDAFSMVELKMPAQWTGKTLRELDLRGRYHINVAAIKEGEDVRVSLHPDEQLDSNATMVLIGNNIDLERMKGKLK, from the coding sequence ATGGGAAAAAAACAGTATGCCGTGTTGGGACTTGGAAAGTTTGGCTGGAGTGTCGCAATGACGCTTGCGCAGAGCGGATGCGAGGTTCTCGCAGTTGATAAAAACAGGGAGATTGTTGAGGCGATCGCCGATGAAGTGACCTGTGCGGTGCATGCGGATATGACGAATCCGAAAGCGGTTCACAGCCTGGGGCTTGAGAGCATCGATGTGGCGGTAATCGCGCTTGCCGAGGATATGGAGACGAGCATCATGGGAACCATACTGGTAAAAGAAGCGAATGTTCCGTACGTACTGGCAAAGGCAGTAAGTGCACTGCATGCGACGATACTGAAAAAGATAGGAGCCGACGAAGTCGTATTCCCGGAACAGGATTCCGGCGTCCGGCTGGCAAGAAATCTGGTATCGGGAGGATTCGAAGACCTGTTTTCACTTTCCGATGCGTTCAGTATGGTCGAGCTGAAAATGCCCGCCCAATGGACGGGAAAAACGCTTCGCGAGCTGGACTTGAGAGGCCGTTACCACATTAATGTAGCGGCAATCAAGGAAGGAGAGGACGTAAGAGTCAGTCTGCATCCGGATGAACAGCTGGACAGCAATGCAACAATGGTACTGATCGGCAATAATATTGATTTAGAAAGAATGAAGGGCAAGTTAAAGTAA